TTGCCACTTTGGCTTTAGCAGGAATTCCACCACTCAGCGGCTTTATCGGAAAGCTAAAAATTATTCAGGGCGGCTTTGAAGCTGGTGAATACACAATTGCTTTCGTTGTACTGCTATCAAGTTTGTTAGTACTATACTCTGTAATGAAGATATTCATCCATGGTTTTTGGGGAGAGCCAAATAAAATCCCAGTTAATAAAGAGGCTACAAAGGGGTTAATACTCCCAATAGTCATCTTGCTTGTATTGTCAATTGCTTATGGCTTTGGGGTTGAATCACTATCACCTTATATTTCACAGGCTGCCGATACTCTGCTTGATCCATCAATCTATATTCAAGCCGTATTGAAGGAGTAGATCATATGGCATTTCAAATTTTACTTAACTTTATTTTAGGGTTCTTATGGATGTTTCTTTCGAATGATTATTCTTCCTTAGCTTTTGCTAAAGGGTACTTTTTCGGGATATTAATTCTTTTTGTTCTAAGACGTTTTTTTCAACACAGATTTTATTTATATAACGTGATTGCGATTATTAAGCTTCTCTATATTTTCTTAGTAGAGCTTGTTAAATCCAATGTATCTGTACTAAAAGTAATACTCTCTCCCAAGCTTAATTTAAGACCAGGAATTTTTTCTCTTGAGACGGAGCTTGAAAAGGAGTGGGAAATTACGATTCTTTCCAATCTCATTACATTAACACCGGGAACTCTCGTGCTTGAAGTTTCTGAAGATAATAAAACATTATATATCCATGCAATGGATATTGATGACGTCGAACAAGCAAAACTTGATATAAAAAATACGTTTGAAAAAGCGATCAAGGAGGTGAGCCGTTAATGTTTACGCTAGTTATGACCATTTCACTCATTATCGTTGCCATCTCGACTCTTTTATTCGTCTATCGACTAGTAAAAGGACCATCAACACCAGATCGTGTTATAGCACTAGATGCAATCGGGATCAACTTAATTGCAATAACGGCTATTATCTCCATTGTTCTTAACACAAGTGCTTTTGTTGAGGTTATTCTTCTATTAGGAATATTGGCTTTTATTGGTACTGTTGCCTTTTCTAAATACCTGGAGAAAGGAGAGATCATTGAAAATGATCGAAATCAGTAAATTCATTGTTGGCTTTCTTATTCTCCAAGGTTCGTTACTAAGCTTAATAGCAGCAATCGGAGTTGTTCGTTTGCCTGATCCGTATACTCGTAACCATGCTGCTTCAAAGAGTGCTACATTAGGTATCATTAGTATCCTATTGGGATTATTTATGTATTATTTACTTATTGATCACCATGCAAATTCTAGGGTGCTTTTAGGGATTATCTTTGTCTTTATCACAGCGCCTGTTGCAGGACATCTAATAAGTAGAGCCGCATATAATACCGGTGTTCCGTTGTGGGAGAAAAGTATTCAAGATGATTTAGCTAAAGCAAGAAAACATGAAAAAAGTAGATGAGCGTTGCTCATCTACTTTTTTATCCTCTAATTAACTAATGTCCTCTTGCTTTGCGCATGCATGATCAATATCATCGTTTAATAAAAGATTTCCTCATTTTTGTTTCTTCAAAATTGCCATTGTACATCTGGACAAGCATATCAGCTCTTCATCTTCATCTACGATCTTTATTTCCCATACCATTGTTGTTTTCCCACGATGTGCAGGTTTAGCATATGCTGTGACTACACCTGATTTTTTCCCACGAATATGATTTGCGTTTATTTCTAGACCTACACATACTTCTGTTTCATGATCAACTAGATTATAAGCGCCAATACTTGCTACAGTTTCTGCAAGAGCAAC
This genomic stretch from Metabacillus sp. B2-18 harbors:
- a CDS encoding Na+/H+ antiporter subunit E; translated protein: MAFQILLNFILGFLWMFLSNDYSSLAFAKGYFFGILILFVLRRFFQHRFYLYNVIAIIKLLYIFLVELVKSNVSVLKVILSPKLNLRPGIFSLETELEKEWEITILSNLITLTPGTLVLEVSEDNKTLYIHAMDIDDVEQAKLDIKNTFEKAIKEVSR
- a CDS encoding Na(+)/H(+) antiporter subunit F1, with translation MFTLVMTISLIIVAISTLLFVYRLVKGPSTPDRVIALDAIGINLIAITAIISIVLNTSAFVEVILLLGILAFIGTVAFSKYLEKGEIIENDRNQ
- the mnhG gene encoding monovalent cation/H(+) antiporter subunit G — protein: MIEISKFIVGFLILQGSLLSLIAAIGVVRLPDPYTRNHAASKSATLGIISILLGLFMYYLLIDHHANSRVLLGIIFVFITAPVAGHLISRAAYNTGVPLWEKSIQDDLAKARKHEKSR
- a CDS encoding hotdog fold thioesterase yields the protein MDFNVKNTLMETLGIEVTTVTPECVIATMPVDHRTHQPFGLLHGGASVALAETVASIGAYNLVDHETEVCVGLEINANHIRGKKSGVVTAYAKPAHRGKTTMVWEIKIVDEDEELICLSRCTMAILKKQK